gaaataatataaactatgtCGAAAACTAGTCGATCGACCAAAATATATGCATGCTGTCACTCGCTGGGGTTCGAAACCGATACTTTTTGTTTTCGACGGGcttaaaaaattcataaatccTAATCTTTACTCAGAGCATCGAGTAAGTATTTATCCTTTTGGTTATAAaggcaattttattttttattgacacaaattattttccagataaaaaatatgatttctgCTCAGAtttgtagaataaaaatatattaatattttctcaatttattgcatttgtttttttgctttttacaGAACATGATGGAATCAGTAGTTGCGGAGACTGCGGGCGGGGTGGAGCTGACGGCCGCTCAGCGCGCGCGCATGGAGCGTAACAGGCTACGGGCGCGAGCACTTCATGACGCCAGACTTATTAAACGACCTGATAAGACACAGTAAGTAACATAAGTAGAATAGGTCACTTCTGGAGCTTTGCTTAAAAGTACTCTTATATATCAATCAGGAATATAGCTTACATTATTCTTGACTGACAAAGTTTCCACACAAGCAACAACTTACCTACTGGCTAATGGTGAACGATTTAATGGCTCAAAATCCagactaatgttataaattcgGAAGTCTGTGTGTTCAATTTTAATAGCTAAACTGCTGGACcaacaaagtttttttttaaatcaacgtTCTGTTGGGGTTGAAAATACATGCTGGAGGAGTTACAGGGGAAAAGCTATATAAGTTTACACTTAAGCAAGCCCTTTCACTCAATGTAATTTGGAATGTAAACAGAGGCAGTGTGGTGGAGAGAGTGAGTTCTGCAGCTCCCATGGACTCTGGCGGCGGTTTCTTGCTGGAGCCAGAGGAGGTGACGGCCGCCCCGGCGCCAGCGCCGCGCGACGCCCCGCTCGTGCACATCGCTGACCAGCCTCAGTGCATGGACTGCGAGCGTCGTTTTCCGCAGTCCTTCCTTTTCGACACTTTCGATTACGAATTGTGCGACGATTGCAGGTCGGGAAGTTTCAAATCAATTCATCGCGTACTTATCACGACTTGttataatctatatatctCATCGACAGAGACGACGAGGGCTCCCACTCGTTGATCACCCGCACGGAAGCCAAGACAGAATTCCTGCTGAAGGATTGCGACTTGGACTCACGGCCGCCGCCGCTGCGATGCCTGCGGCGTCGCAACCCGCATGCGCCGCGCGGCGACATGCGGCTGTACCTGCGGCCGCAGGTGGAGGCGCGCGCGCTGCAGGTGTGGGGCTCGGAGCAGCGGCTGCAGCGCGAGCGGCAGGCGAGGGCGgaggcgcgcgcgcgcggccgcgAGCTGCAGACCACGCGGCGCCTGCGCGCGCTGCGCATGGACGTGCGCGGGTCTCTGTACGTGCGCGCTCGCGCCGCGCACGAGCACGCGTTCGGGCCGGAGAGCTACGACGCCGACGCCGACGAATACAAGCGCACCTGCTCCACATGCGGCTTCGTGCAGACTTACGAGAagctttgaaatatttttatctctaatGAATCATATAATATGAGATCATAGGATTCGATGTTTGAAGAATAAGCCCCTCGGTGATGCTTCTGGACACTTAGAAAAGAATGGTCCATGAAACTACGTGATCATTTTCATATCTTGGTTATGGAAGCGTTAGGGATGTCagtaaacaattaaatatattgtgaatGTGGGTTGTctaaaaataacagtaattatgcatgttaaataatattgtttgagTTTAATTGGAATCATGAAATGTGTAAAATCATGTGTATTCTACAACTAAAGGCTAAACTGTATTGTGTCAGCTTTCTACTAAACTGATGAAACTTACATAagcctaaaataaaaaataagttttacacaaatgcattatttttattacagtttttttgTCAGTAATCCACTTTATAAACTGACATATCTCATCTACAAACATTTCTATGACAAAGTAAATCGGCTATTTCATAGTTTGAATACTTAGTCATAACTCAGCCCTGCTTGTCCCATATAGTCCTCAGCCTTGTAGTCAGTTTATAAGGTAAATTTCCTGAATTAGGATTTAAATAAGTTGTTTATAATAggtctaaataaaaaagaacataatGTTAGATAGCTTTTAAGTCTTCCGGCAGATCATTCTTCGGatgtttgttttcaaaatgctGTTTGTAAGTCTTTGGGTCTGGCATCTGGGCCTACAAAACAACAATGCTTCAATTAGACAGTTAAATGTGGCAAGAAAGAGAGTAGATCACATTCAgtctaaatatacatttaaattagtaGTGAAGGTACAAAGCATGGAATGTCTTTCTTGTTCGCTTTACGTTCCATGCCCTGTGGTTAAATGGCTACAACACAGCCTTTATGAAAAATAGGTTATTTGATATGGTAATCTTGactttagaaaattatttttgatagaaaatgatagtaatttcaaacaaaaataataaaaaaacgaaaaagtaTGCATCCTACTGAATGGATGATGGTCAAACAACACATGGGATAGCTTTTTGTTAACTACAATGCATGATGATCcaagaattaaaaaacaattaccaTGATTTCATGGTAATTCTTTCATTCCTCATGGTCAAACTGGTGAGCATTACTAGTTGTGCCATCCCAGATCTTTGTTCCGAATTAAATCACATACATAATTGGTTTATCTGTCTGTAGTGATAGTTTAAAgctatttattaacaaataccTTATGAACCAGttcaaacaattgtttatctatatagtgTTGTGATTCTTTGCAATCAAcaggttatttaaatttagctaAGTGAAT
This DNA window, taken from Plodia interpunctella isolate USDA-ARS_2022_Savannah chromosome 2, ilPloInte3.2, whole genome shotgun sequence, encodes the following:
- the Xpac gene encoding DNA repair protein complementing XP-A cells homolog isoform X2; its protein translation is MMESVVAETAGGVELTAAQRARMERNRLRARALHDARLIKRPDKTQGSVVERVSSAAPMDSGGGFLLEPEEVTAAPAPAPRDAPLVHIADQPQCMDCERRFPQSFLFDTFDYELCDDCRDDEGSHSLITRTEAKTEFLLKDCDLDSRPPPLRCLRRRNPHAPRGDMRLYLRPQVEARALQVWGSEQRLQRERQARAEARARGRELQTTRRLRALRMDVRGSLYVRARAAHEHAFGPESYDADADEYKRTCSTCGFVQTYEKL
- the Xpac gene encoding DNA repair protein complementing XP-A cells homolog isoform X1, with protein sequence MHAVTRWGSKPILFVFDGLKKFINPNLYSEHRNMMESVVAETAGGVELTAAQRARMERNRLRARALHDARLIKRPDKTQGSVVERVSSAAPMDSGGGFLLEPEEVTAAPAPAPRDAPLVHIADQPQCMDCERRFPQSFLFDTFDYELCDDCRDDEGSHSLITRTEAKTEFLLKDCDLDSRPPPLRCLRRRNPHAPRGDMRLYLRPQVEARALQVWGSEQRLQRERQARAEARARGRELQTTRRLRALRMDVRGSLYVRARAAHEHAFGPESYDADADEYKRTCSTCGFVQTYEKL